From one Catenuloplanes nepalensis genomic stretch:
- a CDS encoding glycerol-3-phosphate dehydrogenase/oxidase, which translates to MSELSPTGRAAAIEALAGSELDVVVIGGGVVGAGCALDAVTRGLSVGLVEARDWASGTSSRSSKLIHGGLRYLEMLDFGLVREALRERGLILSVLAPHLARPVRFLYPLRHRAWERAYAGAGVLLYDMLARRGGLPPHRHLTRRQALRACGALKKDSLVGALQYSDAQVDDARHTLFLVRTAAAYGAHVASRTRVVGFLREGARVTGVRVRDLEYDRTFDIRARQVINATGVWTDETQSLVGERGQFHVRASKGIHLVVPRDRIQSTTGLILRTSSSVLFVIPWGRHWIIGTTDSDWELGKAHPAASRKDIDYLLSEVNRVLVTPLTRADVEGVYAGLRPLLHGESESTSQLSREHTVASPQPGLVVVAGGKYTTYRVMAADAVNAAAHNLGGAIPRSVTARVPLAGAEGFAALWNQRHRLAASSGLHVARIEHLLGRYGALIHEVLALIAADPSLKAALAGADDYLRAEVVYAVTFEGARHIEDVLTRRTRISIETFDRGLEALPVVADLMAGALEWTDEQKRREISHYQLRVKAERASQEEPDDETADATRLGAPEVVPLA; encoded by the coding sequence ATGTCGGAACTGTCACCCACCGGGCGCGCGGCCGCGATCGAGGCGCTGGCCGGCAGCGAACTGGACGTCGTCGTGATCGGCGGTGGCGTGGTCGGCGCCGGGTGCGCGCTGGACGCGGTCACCCGCGGGCTGAGCGTCGGCCTGGTCGAGGCGCGCGACTGGGCCAGCGGCACGTCCAGCCGGTCCAGCAAGCTCATCCACGGCGGGCTGCGCTACCTGGAGATGCTCGACTTCGGCCTGGTCCGGGAGGCGCTGCGGGAACGCGGCCTGATCCTCTCCGTGCTGGCCCCGCACCTCGCGCGACCGGTGCGCTTCCTCTACCCGCTGCGGCATCGCGCCTGGGAAAGGGCCTATGCCGGCGCCGGCGTGCTGCTCTACGACATGCTCGCGCGGCGCGGCGGGCTGCCACCGCACCGGCACCTGACCCGGCGGCAGGCGCTCCGCGCGTGCGGTGCGCTGAAGAAGGACAGCCTGGTCGGCGCGCTGCAATACTCCGACGCGCAGGTCGACGACGCGCGGCACACGCTGTTCCTGGTCCGGACCGCGGCGGCCTACGGCGCGCACGTCGCCTCCCGCACCCGCGTGGTCGGCTTCCTCCGCGAGGGCGCGCGGGTGACCGGCGTGCGCGTGCGCGACCTGGAGTACGACCGGACGTTCGACATCCGCGCCCGCCAGGTGATCAACGCGACCGGCGTGTGGACCGACGAGACGCAGAGCCTGGTGGGGGAGCGCGGGCAGTTCCACGTGCGCGCGTCCAAGGGTATCCACCTGGTGGTGCCGCGCGACCGGATCCAGTCGACGACCGGCCTGATCCTGCGCACGTCCTCCAGCGTGCTGTTCGTGATCCCGTGGGGACGGCACTGGATCATCGGCACGACGGACAGCGACTGGGAGTTGGGCAAGGCGCATCCGGCGGCGTCCCGCAAGGACATCGACTACCTGCTGTCCGAGGTCAACCGCGTGCTGGTCACGCCGCTGACGCGGGCCGACGTGGAGGGCGTCTACGCCGGGCTGCGCCCGCTGCTGCACGGCGAGTCGGAGTCCACGTCGCAGCTGTCCCGGGAGCACACGGTCGCGTCGCCGCAGCCGGGCCTGGTGGTGGTGGCCGGCGGAAAATATACGACTTATCGCGTGATGGCCGCGGACGCGGTGAACGCGGCCGCGCACAACCTCGGCGGCGCGATACCCCGGTCGGTGACCGCCCGGGTGCCGCTGGCCGGCGCCGAGGGCTTCGCCGCGCTGTGGAACCAGCGGCACCGCCTCGCGGCCTCGTCCGGCCTGCACGTGGCACGGATCGAACACCTGCTCGGCCGGTACGGCGCGCTGATCCACGAGGTGCTGGCGCTGATCGCCGCTGACCCTTCCCTGAAAGCCGCGCTGGCCGGCGCCGACGACTACCTGCGGGCCGAGGTCGTCTACGCGGTCACGTTCGAGGGCGCGCGGCACATCGAGGACGTGCTCACCCGCCGCACCCGCATCTCCATCGAGACGTTCGACCGCGGCCTGGAGGCGCTGCCGGTGGTCGCGGACCTGATGGCCGGCGCGCTCGAATGGACCGACGAGCAGAAGCGCCGCGAGATCTCGCACTACCAGCTCCGGGTGAAGGCCGAACGCGCCTCCCAGGAGGAACCCGACGACGAGACCGCGGACGCCACCCGCCTCGGCGCCCCGGAGGTCGTCCCGCTGGCCTGA
- a CDS encoding diacylglycerol/lipid kinase family protein — translation MPTELNVPAACAVVVNPSKVPDLDAFRQTVTETLAKAGWPAPVWYETTPEDPGRGQATAALDEGAEVVFAAGGDGTVMACITALSGTDAALAILPAGTGNLLAANLGLSTDLAAGLGVAIEGGLRRLDVGRCEDANFAVMAGLGFDAKMLDSTSETTKKRIGWPAYLIGAAKHLRDRPMRVTITIDGGPPLRRRAKTVLVANVGRLQGGVRLLEAADPADGKLDVAVLSPRTLGQWAAMAWAVARRHDRVPALEVFRGARVSIESRKAEPRQLDGDLIDPGTRLDVEVQPKALWLCVPQPADHPDLTSDADAVAERAKRLMKTGQ, via the coding sequence GTGCCAACCGAACTCAACGTCCCCGCGGCCTGCGCGGTCGTGGTCAACCCTTCGAAGGTGCCGGACCTCGACGCCTTCCGGCAGACCGTGACGGAGACGCTGGCCAAGGCCGGCTGGCCGGCACCGGTCTGGTACGAGACCACGCCCGAGGACCCCGGCCGCGGCCAGGCCACCGCGGCGCTCGACGAGGGCGCCGAGGTGGTGTTCGCGGCCGGCGGCGACGGCACCGTGATGGCCTGCATCACCGCGCTGTCCGGCACCGACGCCGCGCTCGCGATCCTGCCGGCCGGCACCGGCAACCTGCTCGCCGCGAACCTCGGCCTGTCCACCGACCTCGCGGCCGGCCTCGGCGTCGCCATCGAGGGCGGGCTGCGCCGGCTCGACGTGGGCCGCTGCGAGGACGCGAACTTCGCGGTGATGGCCGGGCTCGGCTTCGACGCGAAGATGCTCGACTCCACGTCGGAGACCACGAAGAAGCGGATCGGCTGGCCGGCGTACCTGATCGGCGCGGCCAAGCACCTGCGCGACCGGCCGATGCGCGTCACGATCACCATCGACGGCGGGCCGCCGTTGCGCCGGCGCGCGAAGACCGTGCTGGTCGCGAACGTGGGCCGGTTGCAGGGCGGCGTGCGGCTGCTCGAGGCGGCCGACCCGGCGGACGGCAAGCTGGACGTGGCCGTGCTGTCGCCGCGCACGCTGGGGCAGTGGGCCGCGATGGCCTGGGCGGTCGCGCGGCGCCACGATCGCGTACCCGCGCTCGAGGTCTTCCGGGGTGCTCGCGTCTCGATCGAGTCGCGCAAGGCCGAGCCGCGTCAACTGGACGGCGACCTGATCGATCCCGGCACCCGGCTCGACGTCGAGGTGCAGCCGAAGGCGCTGTGGCTGTGCGTGCCGCAGCCGGCCGACCACCCGGACCTCACCAGCGACGCGGACGCGGTGGCCGAACGCGCCAAGCGCCTGATGAAGACCGGTCAGTAG
- a CDS encoding AAA family ATPase, whose amino-acid sequence MIHTLAVEGYRSIRDLTVELAPLTVVTGANGSGKSSLYRALRLLAESARNGAVAAIAREGGLGSARWAGPPGKTGPVSIRLGFAGDGDGYAVDLGLPVPSSSLFGNDPEIKREVLFSGPMLRPAGVLADRAGPLISIRNGRRLEPALEAVAPYDSMLGQYADGPLIRMRERIRRWRFYDHLRTDADAPARRVTIGTRTPILGHDGSDLASALQTIQEIGVNGELAGAIDAAFPGSRIGITDDEDGRLWLKLTQPGLRRPLGTTEFSDGTLRYLLMAAALLTPRPPELLVLNEPETSLHPDLLAPLAGLITTAATRCQILVVTHASALADALGDDAHRIELIKEEGETRVAGLGRFEAPAWQWPKR is encoded by the coding sequence ATGATTCACACACTCGCGGTCGAGGGCTATCGATCGATCCGCGACCTGACCGTGGAGCTGGCGCCACTCACCGTGGTGACCGGTGCGAACGGCAGCGGGAAATCCAGTCTCTACCGCGCGCTGCGCCTGCTGGCCGAGTCCGCGCGCAACGGCGCGGTCGCCGCGATCGCGCGCGAGGGCGGCCTGGGGTCCGCGCGCTGGGCCGGCCCGCCCGGCAAGACCGGCCCGGTCTCGATCCGCCTCGGTTTCGCGGGCGACGGCGACGGTTACGCCGTCGACCTCGGCCTGCCCGTGCCGAGCAGCTCCCTGTTCGGCAACGACCCGGAGATCAAGCGCGAGGTGCTCTTCTCCGGCCCGATGCTGCGCCCGGCCGGGGTGCTGGCCGACCGCGCCGGCCCGCTGATCTCGATCCGGAACGGCCGGCGCCTGGAACCAGCGCTGGAGGCGGTCGCGCCGTACGACAGCATGCTCGGCCAGTACGCCGACGGCCCGCTGATCAGGATGCGCGAGCGGATCCGGCGCTGGCGCTTCTACGACCACCTGCGCACGGACGCGGACGCCCCCGCGCGCCGCGTCACGATCGGCACGCGCACGCCGATCCTCGGCCACGACGGCAGTGATCTGGCCTCCGCGCTGCAGACGATCCAGGAGATCGGCGTGAACGGCGAGCTGGCCGGCGCGATCGACGCCGCGTTCCCGGGCAGCCGGATCGGGATCACCGACGACGAGGACGGCCGCCTGTGGCTCAAGCTCACCCAGCCCGGCCTGCGCCGCCCGCTCGGCACCACGGAGTTCTCCGACGGCACGCTGCGCTACCTGCTGATGGCCGCGGCGCTGCTCACGCCGCGCCCGCCGGAGCTGCTGGTGCTCAACGAGCCGGAGACCAGCCTGCACCCGGACCTGCTCGCGCCGCTCGCCGGCCTGATCACCACGGCGGCCACGCGCTGCCAGATCCTGGTGGTCACGCACGCGTCCGCGCTGGCCGACGCGCTCGGCGACGACGCACACCGGATCGAGCTGATCAAGGAGGAGGGCGAGACGCGGGTGGCCGGTCTGGGCCGATTCGAGGCACCTGCCTGGCAGTGGCCGAAACGCTAA
- a CDS encoding L-threonylcarbamoyladenylate synthase — MARYFDVHPDNPQPRAISQVASLLREGGLIAYPTDSCFALGCLVGNRDGLERIRAIRGLDDRHHFTLVCRDFAQVGQFVHISNAVFRSVKAAIPGSYTFILPATREVPKRLLHPRKKTVGVRVPAHAVTQALLAELGEPLLSTTLLLPGEDEAPVQGWEIKERLDHQLDAVLDAGECGVVPTTVIDLSEDVPEVLRVGAGDPSRFEA; from the coding sequence GTGGCGAGGTATTTCGACGTGCATCCGGACAATCCGCAGCCCAGGGCCATTTCGCAGGTGGCGTCGCTCCTGCGCGAGGGTGGCCTGATCGCCTATCCGACCGACTCGTGTTTCGCGCTCGGGTGCCTGGTCGGCAATCGGGACGGGCTGGAGCGCATCCGGGCGATCCGCGGCCTGGACGACAGGCATCACTTCACGCTGGTCTGCCGGGACTTCGCGCAGGTCGGGCAGTTCGTGCACATCAGCAACGCGGTGTTCCGGTCGGTGAAGGCCGCGATTCCGGGCAGCTACACGTTCATCCTGCCGGCCACGCGCGAGGTGCCGAAGCGGCTGCTGCATCCGCGGAAGAAGACGGTCGGTGTGCGGGTGCCGGCGCACGCGGTGACCCAGGCGCTGCTGGCCGAGCTGGGCGAGCCGCTGCTGTCGACCACGCTGCTGCTGCCCGGCGAGGACGAGGCGCCGGTGCAGGGCTGGGAGATCAAGGAGCGGCTAGATCACCAGCTGGACGCGGTGCTGGACGCGGGCGAATGCGGCGTGGTTCCGACGACCGTGATCGACCTGTCCGAGGACGTGCCCGAGGTGCTGCGCGTGGGCGCCGGAGATCCGTCCCGCTTCGAGGCCTGA
- a CDS encoding spore photoproduct lyase family protein: MSTLLDIGRIYVEPAAAELPRGKEVLARFPDATLVEVESHHRIPELYGDETNVNRWVRIKREALVLGVKKSLTARPNGRSADFIAPSTANGCAMACAYCYVPRHKGYSNPITVFTNIEKISGYVGRHAGRQGVKPAPNECDPQYWVYDIGENSDCGVDALISDNVRDLVTLFRSLPNAKASFATKYVNRDLLDWDPQGRTRVRFSLMPQRDAKILDIRTSPIADRIAAIDDFVAAGYEVHVNFSPVVVRDGWLEDWAELLGRLDAGIGPAAKAQLAAEVIFLTHNRDLHEVNLGWHPKAEELIWRPELQQGKRSENGFWNVRYRTGAKGRYVASLVDLIAARMPYCRVRYAF, encoded by the coding sequence ATGAGCACGCTTCTCGACATCGGCCGCATCTACGTCGAACCGGCCGCGGCCGAGCTGCCGCGCGGCAAGGAGGTGCTGGCCCGCTTCCCGGACGCCACGCTGGTCGAGGTCGAGAGCCACCACCGCATCCCCGAGCTGTACGGCGACGAGACGAACGTCAACCGGTGGGTGCGGATCAAGCGTGAGGCACTGGTGCTGGGCGTCAAGAAGTCGCTGACCGCACGCCCGAACGGCCGGTCCGCCGACTTCATCGCGCCGTCCACCGCGAACGGCTGCGCGATGGCCTGCGCCTACTGCTACGTGCCCCGGCACAAGGGATACAGCAACCCGATCACGGTCTTCACCAACATCGAGAAGATCAGCGGGTACGTGGGGCGCCACGCCGGCCGGCAGGGCGTGAAGCCGGCACCGAACGAGTGTGATCCACAGTACTGGGTCTACGACATCGGCGAGAACTCCGACTGCGGCGTGGACGCGCTGATCAGCGACAACGTCCGTGACCTGGTCACGCTGTTCCGGTCGTTGCCGAACGCGAAGGCCTCGTTCGCCACCAAGTACGTCAACCGTGACCTGCTGGACTGGGATCCGCAGGGCCGCACCCGCGTCCGGTTCTCGCTGATGCCCCAGCGTGACGCGAAGATCCTGGACATCCGGACGTCCCCGATCGCGGACCGGATCGCCGCGATCGACGACTTCGTCGCGGCCGGCTACGAGGTGCACGTCAACTTCTCCCCGGTCGTGGTCCGGGACGGCTGGCTGGAGGACTGGGCCGAGCTGCTCGGCCGACTCGACGCCGGCATCGGGCCGGCCGCGAAGGCGCAGCTGGCCGCGGAGGTCATCTTCCTGACCCACAACCGGGACCTGCACGAGGTCAACCTGGGCTGGCACCCGAAGGCGGAGGAGCTGATCTGGCGACCCGAGCTCCAGCAGGGAAAACGCTCGGAGAACGGCTTCTGGAACGTCCGCTACCGCACCGGCGCCAAGGGCCGCTACGTCGCGTCCCTGGTCGACCTGATCGCGGCGCGCATGCCGTACTGCCGGGTCCGCTACGCCTTCTGA
- a CDS encoding flotillin family protein, producing the protein MPILIATAGAVLVVFLVVMFVFSRIKVAGPNEAFIITGRKGRFVTDEEGVRSTDLSGQKVVMGASVFVLPVVQRKQSLDLSSRRISVDIQGAVSKLGIRANLHGVAIVKVGGTEDAIRAAAQRFLHQQKEIDQFTREVLAGSLRAIVGRLTIEEIIGDRVTFANAVAEEAEHSMTNQGLVLDTFQVQDILAEGTYLQDLGRPEAARVLKDAAIAESQARQASEQARLLAEESVAMAERNLALRKAEIRAEVDAAAARSAAAGPLAEAEQNQAVLVERRKVAEREAELKERELDVSVRKPADAARYRVEQEAEGHRNADVFAADARRQGTIAEAQAEAERSRLVGEGELARRTALARAVELEGQAEGAARLALGQADAESMRLKAVSFDLYGDAATLDLLARVLPKVVEAASRPIGEIDKLTVISTEGASSLTRAVASNVAQGLQLGTDLTGVDLAGLLGRARGTDGEGNGGRHVPAVPPVPAVPPAPAVPAAVPAVSADRADEPAA; encoded by the coding sequence ATGCCGATCCTGATCGCGACCGCCGGCGCTGTGCTGGTGGTCTTCCTCGTCGTGATGTTCGTGTTCTCCCGGATCAAGGTGGCCGGCCCGAACGAGGCCTTCATCATCACCGGCCGCAAGGGCCGCTTCGTCACCGACGAGGAGGGCGTGCGCTCCACCGACCTGTCCGGGCAGAAGGTGGTGATGGGCGCGTCCGTCTTCGTGCTCCCGGTGGTGCAGCGCAAGCAGTCGCTCGACCTGTCCAGCCGCCGGATCAGCGTGGACATCCAGGGCGCGGTCAGCAAGCTCGGCATCCGGGCGAACCTGCACGGCGTCGCGATCGTCAAGGTCGGCGGCACCGAGGACGCGATCCGCGCGGCCGCGCAGCGGTTCCTGCACCAGCAGAAGGAGATCGACCAGTTCACCCGCGAGGTACTGGCCGGGTCGCTGCGCGCGATCGTCGGCCGGCTCACCATCGAGGAGATCATCGGTGACCGGGTCACGTTCGCGAACGCGGTCGCGGAGGAGGCCGAGCACTCGATGACGAACCAGGGCCTGGTTCTGGACACGTTCCAGGTCCAGGACATCCTCGCCGAGGGTACGTATCTGCAGGACCTCGGCCGCCCGGAGGCGGCCCGGGTGCTCAAGGACGCGGCGATCGCGGAGTCGCAGGCCCGGCAGGCGTCCGAGCAGGCCCGGCTGCTGGCCGAGGAGTCGGTGGCGATGGCCGAGCGCAACCTGGCGCTGCGCAAGGCGGAGATCCGCGCCGAGGTGGACGCGGCCGCCGCGCGCTCGGCCGCGGCCGGCCCACTGGCCGAGGCGGAGCAGAACCAGGCGGTGCTGGTCGAGCGGCGCAAGGTCGCGGAGCGCGAGGCCGAGCTGAAGGAGCGCGAGCTGGACGTCTCGGTCCGCAAGCCGGCCGACGCGGCACGCTACCGGGTCGAGCAGGAGGCGGAGGGGCACCGGAACGCGGACGTGTTCGCCGCGGACGCGCGCCGGCAGGGGACGATCGCGGAGGCGCAGGCGGAGGCGGAGCGGTCCCGGCTGGTCGGCGAGGGCGAACTGGCCCGGCGCACCGCACTGGCGCGCGCGGTCGAGCTGGAGGGGCAGGCGGAGGGCGCGGCCCGGCTCGCGCTCGGCCAGGCGGACGCGGAGTCGATGCGGCTGAAGGCGGTGTCGTTCGACCTCTACGGCGACGCGGCCACGCTCGACCTGCTGGCCCGGGTGCTGCCGAAGGTGGTGGAGGCGGCCAGCCGCCCGATCGGCGAGATCGACAAGTTGACCGTGATCTCCACGGAGGGCGCGTCGTCGCTGACCCGCGCGGTGGCCAGCAACGTGGCGCAGGGCTTGCAGCTGGGCACGGACCTGACCGGCGTGGACCTGGCGGGGCTGCTCGGCCGCGCCCGCGGAACGGACGGCGAGGGCAACGGCGGCCGGCACGTGCCGGCGGTCCCGCCCGTGCCGGCGGTCCCGCCCGCGCCCGCGGTTCCGGCTGCGGTCCCGGCCGTCTCCGCGGACCGAGCCGACGAGCCGGCGGCCTGA
- a CDS encoding MarR family winged helix-turn-helix transcriptional regulator has translation MQRISLTPRPAPARHVPPPSSAGLGWALRTVLRDYLARADAVLATAPGGQHGYEILAAVSAGDYGTQISLANRLGIHRTVVTDRIDDLERAGMLQRHLSAADRRVRRLVITDAGRAVLTELSAGLEAAEEETLASLDEDKREQFLNALHLLARRPVAAA, from the coding sequence GTGCAGCGCATATCGCTCACTCCACGACCCGCCCCCGCACGGCACGTACCCCCGCCCTCCTCAGCCGGTCTCGGCTGGGCGCTGCGGACCGTGCTGCGGGACTACCTGGCCCGGGCCGACGCGGTCCTGGCCACCGCGCCCGGCGGGCAGCACGGCTACGAGATCCTGGCCGCGGTCTCGGCCGGTGACTACGGCACCCAGATCTCCCTGGCGAACCGCCTCGGCATCCACCGCACCGTGGTCACCGACCGCATCGACGACCTGGAGCGGGCCGGCATGCTCCAGCGGCACCTGTCCGCCGCCGACCGCCGCGTTCGCCGCCTGGTGATCACGGACGCCGGCCGGGCCGTGCTGACCGAGCTCTCCGCCGGTCTGGAGGCCGCCGAGGAGGAGACGCTCGCGTCGCTCGACGAGGACAAGCGCGAGCAGTTCCTGAACGCGCTGCACCTGCTGGCCCGCCGGCCGGTCGCCGCCGCCTGA
- a CDS encoding S1 family peptidase, producing MRRVAVVLVMVVSLLAVPAAAQARALETLPGTAWWTDPATGERHVAADASVGERDLRRLAASAGTVVREPGVRRQFLAGGDPIFPGGSSRCTIGFNVRSTSTPYRYYFITSGHCVGPVGTTVSSGGTVIGTVERRLDPRDLALVRYTPPSGTVQPPHPSAVNRYNGTLQPITTFATAFVGQGVQRADSTTGLRSGTVTALNATVNYAEGTVYGLTRTTVCAEPGDSGGPFFSTTTGLGTFSGGSGNCTSGGVTYFAPVLPYLSGWGVGAY from the coding sequence ATGAGACGGGTTGCCGTGGTCCTGGTCATGGTGGTGTCGCTGCTGGCGGTCCCGGCCGCCGCGCAGGCGCGTGCCCTGGAGACGCTGCCGGGCACGGCGTGGTGGACGGACCCGGCGACCGGGGAGCGCCACGTCGCCGCGGACGCGTCCGTGGGGGAGCGCGATCTGCGGCGGCTGGCCGCGTCCGCGGGCACCGTGGTGCGGGAGCCGGGCGTGCGGCGGCAGTTCCTCGCGGGTGGGGACCCGATCTTCCCGGGCGGCAGCTCCCGGTGCACGATCGGGTTCAACGTGCGCAGCACCAGCACGCCGTACCGGTACTACTTCATCACGTCCGGCCACTGTGTCGGCCCGGTCGGCACGACCGTGAGCAGCGGCGGCACGGTGATCGGGACGGTGGAGCGGCGGCTCGATCCGCGGGATCTCGCGCTGGTGCGCTATACGCCGCCGTCCGGGACCGTGCAGCCGCCGCACCCGAGCGCGGTCAATCGCTACAACGGCACGCTGCAGCCGATCACCACGTTCGCCACCGCGTTCGTGGGCCAGGGGGTGCAGCGGGCCGACAGCACCACCGGGCTGCGCAGCGGCACGGTCACCGCGCTCAACGCCACGGTCAACTACGCCGAGGGTACGGTGTACGGCCTGACCCGCACGACCGTGTGCGCGGAGCCCGGCGACAGCGGCGGGCCGTTCTTCTCCACCACCACCGGGCTCGGCACGTTCAGCGGCGGCTCCGGCAACTGCACCTCCGGCGGCGTCACGTACTTCGCGCCGGTGCTGCCGTACCTGAGTGGGTGGGGCGTCGGCGCCTACTGA
- a CDS encoding MarR family winged helix-turn-helix transcriptional regulator, whose amino-acid sequence MTQQRGAREEHAIDGFPDDLTLPLARAARSASRALDRAIGESLRPHRLVVSEFEVLRSLAVAPEGRMRMGALTDSVSVTNGAITHLVDRLTRRDLVIRVGRTGNRRIQQVAITDTGRHRLAEAHTSCHAAIDAVLTTGTLDPTTARRLLTLLAAVPKPNPPA is encoded by the coding sequence GTGACACAGCAGCGCGGGGCACGGGAGGAACACGCGATCGACGGGTTCCCCGACGATCTGACGCTCCCGCTGGCCCGTGCGGCCCGGTCCGCCAGCCGCGCGCTCGACCGGGCCATCGGTGAGTCGCTGCGGCCGCACCGGCTGGTGGTCAGCGAGTTCGAGGTGCTGCGCAGCCTCGCGGTCGCGCCGGAGGGCCGGATGCGGATGGGCGCGCTGACCGACTCCGTCTCCGTCACCAACGGCGCGATCACCCACCTGGTCGACCGCCTAACCCGGCGCGACCTGGTCATCCGCGTCGGCCGCACCGGCAACCGCCGCATTCAGCAGGTCGCCATCACCGACACCGGCCGCCACCGCCTCGCCGAGGCCCACACCTCCTGCCACGCCGCGATCGACGCCGTCCTCACCACCGGCACCCTCGACCCCACGACCGCCCGCCGGCTCCTCACCCTGCTGGCCGCCGTCCCGAAGCCGAACCCGCCGGCCTGA
- a CDS encoding ABC transporter permease: MRVTAVLETTAPPAAGAPVTTKPARRRHVALRVLALVVLLALWELTARFMQNPTFIPSPAAVWHQLIVTSTEGYSGHLLIEHLGVSLRRILIGSLIGIAAGLVVGVVMGTVPWVRVVTEPVVTFVRALPPLAYFSLFIIWFGIDETPKLWLLSIAALPPVAVATAAAVHAAPTGLVEAARALGAGRADVVRDVVLPHALPEIFTGIRLAVGIAYSSVVAAETINGVPGIGGMVRDAQRYSQTDVVVLGLFAIGLSGLLIDALLRQAEDRLVPWRGRI; this comes from the coding sequence ATGAGGGTGACCGCCGTTCTGGAGACCACGGCGCCGCCGGCTGCCGGCGCGCCCGTGACCACGAAACCGGCCCGCCGCCGGCACGTCGCGCTGCGGGTGCTCGCCCTCGTCGTGCTGCTCGCGCTGTGGGAGCTGACCGCCCGCTTCATGCAGAACCCGACGTTCATCCCGTCGCCCGCCGCGGTCTGGCACCAGCTGATCGTGACCTCGACCGAGGGCTACAGCGGGCACCTGCTGATCGAGCACCTCGGCGTGAGCCTGCGCCGCATCCTGATCGGCTCGCTGATCGGCATCGCCGCCGGTCTCGTGGTCGGCGTGGTGATGGGCACGGTGCCATGGGTGCGGGTGGTGACCGAGCCGGTGGTCACGTTCGTCCGCGCGCTGCCGCCGCTGGCGTACTTCAGCCTGTTCATCATCTGGTTCGGCATCGACGAGACGCCGAAGCTGTGGCTGCTGTCGATCGCGGCGCTGCCCCCGGTCGCGGTCGCCACCGCGGCCGCGGTGCACGCGGCGCCGACCGGGCTGGTGGAGGCCGCGCGGGCGCTCGGTGCGGGCCGCGCCGACGTGGTCCGCGACGTGGTGCTGCCGCACGCGCTCCCGGAGATCTTCACCGGCATCCGGCTCGCGGTCGGCATCGCGTACTCGTCCGTGGTCGCAGCCGAGACGATCAACGGCGTGCCGGGCATCGGCGGCATGGTCCGCGACGCACAGCGCTACTCCCAGACCGACGTGGTGGTGCTGGGCCTCTTCGCGATCGGGCTCTCCGGCCT